From the Nodularia sp. NIES-3585 genome, one window contains:
- a CDS encoding acyl carrier protein, which yields MNDISAKIKEFLSRFFRNHDLQLDEDIFALGFVNSMFAMQLVLFIEQEFQITIENEDLDFANFKTINAMTHLIEIKTTLVSQT from the coding sequence ATGAACGACATCTCAGCCAAAATCAAAGAGTTTCTGTCACGATTTTTTCGTAATCATGACTTGCAGCTAGATGAAGATATCTTTGCTCTTGGTTTTGTAAATTCCATGTTTGCCATGCAACTGGTCTTATTTATTGAACAAGAATTTCAAATTACTATTGAAAATGAAGATTTAGATTTTGCGAACTTTAAAACGATAAATGCCATGACTCATTTGATAGAAATTAAGACAACTTTAGTTTCGCAAACATAA
- a CDS encoding 3-hydroxyacyl-CoA dehydrogenase family protein: MKIKVVGVVGAGVMGIGLAQNLAQTGHQVILVDVSEEILERANAQIQKNIRFQGFFNKNEKIENLEEILHCIQFSTNYKFLENAEFVIENATEKWDLKKEIYAQLEVICPDQTVFAANTSAIPITRIAAVTKRADKVVGMHFMNPVPMKAMVEMIGGYHTSDQTISTAKELLAQMGKKSILVNDSPGFVSNRVLMLTINEAIFLLQDQVASVEDVDRIFKTCFGHKMGPLETADLIGLDTILFSIEVLYESFNDSKYRPCSLLKKMVDAGLHGRKSGQGFYSYKGAI; encoded by the coding sequence ATGAAAATTAAAGTTGTCGGTGTCGTTGGAGCAGGTGTGATGGGAATTGGTTTAGCCCAAAACCTCGCACAAACTGGTCATCAAGTTATTCTAGTAGATGTTTCTGAAGAAATTTTGGAACGTGCTAACGCACAAATCCAAAAAAACATTCGTTTCCAAGGGTTTTTTAATAAAAATGAAAAAATAGAAAATCTAGAAGAAATTCTGCATTGCATTCAATTTTCTACTAATTATAAGTTTCTTGAAAATGCAGAATTTGTGATTGAAAATGCCACAGAAAAGTGGGATCTTAAAAAAGAGATATACGCACAGCTTGAGGTAATTTGTCCCGACCAGACTGTATTTGCCGCGAATACATCCGCTATTCCTATTACTCGCATTGCTGCCGTCACTAAACGTGCTGATAAAGTTGTAGGAATGCACTTTATGAACCCGGTACCAATGAAAGCAATGGTGGAAATGATTGGCGGGTATCACACATCTGATCAAACAATCTCGACAGCAAAAGAATTGTTGGCACAGATGGGTAAAAAAAGCATCCTCGTCAATGATTCGCCTGGTTTTGTTTCCAATCGAGTTCTCATGTTGACAATCAATGAAGCTATTTTCTTACTACAAGACCAAGTTGCTTCAGTGGAAGACGTGGATAGAATTTTCAAAACTTGTTTCGGTCACAAGATGGGACCTTTGGAAACTGCTGACTTAATCGGATTGGATACGATTCTTTTCTCCATTGAAGTTTTGTATGAAAGTTTCAACGATAGCAAATACAGACCTTGTTCGTTACTGAAAAAAATGGTAGACGCAGGATTGCATGGTCGCAAGAGTGGACAAGGCTTTTATAGTTACAAGGGAGCAATTTAA